The Candidatus Polarisedimenticolia bacterium nucleotide sequence CTCCTGGTGGCCGGCGGCAGCGGCCTCTCCAGCGCCGAGCTCCACGGCTTCGCCACCGTGAGGACGGACAAGTCCGACTACACCGTTGGTGAGACGGTCACCGTCACCGGCTCAGGCTGGCAGCCGGGCGAGACAGTCGACCTGCTCCTGCGGGAGGTCCCCCAGACCCACGACGACCGGACGCTCACCGCGACCGCGGACGAGGCGGGCAACATCTTCAACAACGAGTTCGCGCCGGAAGAGCATGACGTCGGCGTCCAGTTCTATCTCACCGCCACCGGGGCCGCGTCGCAGGCGCAGACCACGTTCAGGGATGCTCCGCCTCCCCGGGAGTGCGAAACCGACGACGACTGCCCCGACGACGACAACCCCTGCACAGATGACCTCTGCAACCCCGCCGGGCAGTGTAGACACGACGCCGCAGACCGAGGTACCCCGTGCGATGACGGTAACCCGTGCACCGAGAACGACTTTTGCGTTAGCAAAGAGTGTACTCCGGGGACGGCGGCTACCTGTGACGACGCGAACGTCTGCACCAGTGACAGCTGCGACCCGACGACCGGGTGCGTCAACACGCAGAAGAGCTGCGACGACGGGGACGCCTGCACCAATGATAGCTGCGACCCGACGACCGGCGAGTGCGTCAGCGCCCAGAAGAGCTGCGACGACGGGATTGCCTGCACCAATGATAGCTGCGACCCGAGGACCGGCGAGTGCGTCAACGCTCAGAAGAGCTGCGACGACAGGATAGCCTGCACCGATGATAGCTGCGACCCGAGGACGGGCGAGTGCGTCAACGCCCAGAAGAGCTGCGACGACGGGATAACCTGCACCAATGATAGCTGCGACCCGACGACTGGCGCATGCATCAACCTCCCGGACAACGGCGCCTGCGACGACGGCAACATCTGCACCATCGACGCCTGCAGCCCGGTCACCGGCGGCTGTACATACACCCCGGCGCCCCCCGTCGGAGCCTGCAAGCCAAAGAAAGGCGGCGTCCATCTATGATCCGAGCGACGATCCGGAACTGGCCTTCAGCCGATGTCCGTGGGGATCTGACCGCCGCCGGTCACCTTCGAGTGGTCACTTCGCGGTCATTCGGCCGGAGCGTCCTCTTCTTCGCCGCCGCGGCCGCCCTCGCCGTCGCTCCGGCCCGGGCCGTGGCCGATGGAATGCCCGACCTCATCGTGAGGGCTGACCGGCTCGCCAGCCAGTGGGTCGTGCGCGACGAGAAGCTCTCCCCCGACACGTGCAGCGTGATCGAGGGCGAAGTCACCGCCGGCCTGCGCCGGCTCATCCGCTTCACCGTCATGACCCCCAATGTGGGCGACGCCGACACCTTCGTCGGCGACCCCAACGAACACGTTGCCGCGAACGATGGCCTCTTTGAGTTCGCCACCTGCCACAACCACTACCACTTCCGCCACTACGCCAATTACGAGCTCATCGACCCGGCCACGGGTCAGGTGTGGAAGGCCGCCAAGAAGGGCTTCTGCATGCTGGACACCGA carries:
- a CDS encoding lysyl oxidase family protein, translated to MIRATIRNWPSADVRGDLTAAGHLRVVTSRSFGRSVLFFAAAAALAVAPARAVADGMPDLIVRADRLASQWVVRDEKLSPDTCSVIEGEVTAGLRRLIRFTVMTPNVGDADTFVGDPNEHVAANDGLFEFATCHNHYHFRHYANYELIDPATGQVWKAAKKGFCMLDTDPNPPGLAGDEPPRTPNFRSCGLVGIPGNQGISHGWSDAYRFFLGGQYFVLDGGDEQPPVPPGRYVIRITVNPPFVAAAGEPCPHVDPEGFCHQLPESDYSNNVGEAIVDIPEHPGREGVGPMAGTPVLDTELDEHGKKIRP